TATATATTAGGCCTCCTATTTTCTTAAAATTACTTTCAAATTCAAAACTCGCGGAAGCTCTCGCAATTTCTTTTCTCGAATCTTTGACGCACAAAATCATCCTCCTCCGACGATCTTCCACCACTTTTCTCCCtaatacttttaaattttttatttttttttccccaGAAATATCAAATTCTACCTCTTCTACTTCTAGAGCAAATGCTCGAGGCTCACCTAGTGATGAGTCTACCACGATGCGCTCTGATTCTTCCCCATCTCCACCTCCCCGTCGCACTGTTACCCAAGTTTCTAAAAAACCCACAGCTCACCaaaaaaaaaccattttttcCCAGCCCTCCTCATCTGACCACTCCCGGGCTCTGCAAAAGAGCAAGGATAAGGACAAAGCCCGGGCGTCGAGCCCTCTTCCTACTGATACCCCGGGAATTCCTTGGTTCTCCTCAATGAGTAGCACTTTGCGCTCGGGGTCGGACGAGAAAATTCGAGTCCTAGGCTCCATTCCTTCCACCTTTTCCATTTTGATACCCGGGCCTTCTGATAGAGCCAATAACCCTCCTCCCGCGTACACAACTTTCTTTCGGGTCCAAGTTAGAAATGGTCTCCGATTTCATGTTCCTCCCTTTTATATTGCATTCGCCAAGTTTTTTGGTGTACCTGTTAACCAATTTCATCCCAATTCTTTTAGGATTATGGCCTCTGCCTATGTACTTTttaaaatgaacaattttgCCATTTCCCCCTCATTCTCCATTATTTCTTTTCTTGCAGACTCGGGGATAATGCTTTTTCCCTGGCTGCCCGGCTAAACGCCAGATGCCTTGATGATATCCCTTCTTCTCAGAAGGGTTGGAAAGGAAGATATTTTTATATTCAACTCCCGCGTCCCCTGCCCGTCTTACCGGCTTCCTCCCTTCCCTGCCCCCACAACCTTCCCTCCCCAGAACTTACAAATTTGAAGATCCCTTCCTTGTAAGCCAAACCTTGGTAGAGGGACGTAAATACTCATCCTCTACCCTTACTTCCTCCTCTTCCCCCCTTCCTTGATCCTGCTCCTGCTCCTGCTCTTCTCTAGTAAGCCaaacggcccgaaaattcgttactttgaaaatttgcgggaaatttaaaatttttattttaaaataaatggagtgcctcattcataccaaaaaatgataaaatgtttaacgttcaaaatagcagcagaagaaattattacttgccaaaataacaagttaaagtattcgacaactgataaaatatttgagcatcaaaaataaaatggcaagtgctgaaactgaggtcctcgggtgccactactgccgacccaagctagctcactggtccccgccctcgatcccgacatcatcagtacctacaacaatcaagtctagtgagtctaaagactcaacatgcatatatcgtaaataacgagtaaataatatagtaaaacttgcatgggataaaaatatcatgtcatgaggtatacgtgaaaataacttgtcatgagcaattataatacgtgcatgctgaactgaaaaatcatagtaaaaatgtttgctccttggagccctgtactgaaatagcttgtaataattttctggggagattatggtctacgcaagtggtccctgaactgaactgaactgagctgacctatactggggaccggaccggtaactggtgaccggatttacgtctgatcagactactgccacagtatactgggtgaaacaactgaactggccggtaactggtgaccggaccggtaactggggatcggatttaatcatgatagtaaagtgaccacaagcaatatcgcataaatctcaaaatgaatatttttgcacgtaatataattaattcacacaattaaatatcctgtaataattttactgatggattggatcgctcccaggctcgctgcaacctaaatatgccatgaaaaatatgcaatagcttttacttgaccaactacgcaattaaattaaaaaactgAGACAAatgcgcctaatgacttcgtatttaatcattaCTCCGAACCAGCCCAAACCAACACTGAAacatcatatagtcatgattaaaatacgcttaaaatgatgaattaatgctcGTAAAATAGttagggccgaaatctaggtggatggaggccaaaacatgaaacgctctttcgagagtcaatttggcacatcgcaccgtaaattctcgtacgacctcaaaaatgaaccAAATTACAAACGgtaaaaaacatgaccttcctaactcaatgaggcactgtctagtccaaggccataggctaaaagccaaccgagaactcgaacgagccactgaaccgtcacagcaagttgctgtccaaaaatacagcagctgtgctttggtttccttgcgtcgtttgcgaggttaatggccattggggggcttgaaccaccgaccataacctcttaccaacatcctaaggaatggtttgaaccatggctaagggccctaggccagccacaattcgcataACACCATAACTCCTCTGAAAGTCACACCCGAGAGCACCCTTGCATGCGTGTGGTGTCTTGCTTCGTTTGTTGTCTCgtgtcattccagtggccatttgattgaccatggcacgatctaaaCATCTAGGGGCCTGGTATGAACCGTGTTtaggggccataggccaaccaagatccacaccatccCTCAAAACCAAATGTTACACTTGCTGAATTCGAAAGGGGCGAAGGGCTATTCTTGTTGTTTGATTTTAAAACCGATTcgaccatggaccaagcctcaaaagggtgacttggtcacgtcttagacatcaccaggagatgttctaaccatggctatagcccttagggcagccaagatcagatccatcaaTCTTTGACATCAAACAAGAAAATCGAATGCAAATGGTGACATGAttggggagttgctgtcatctcgatttccagcaagcatgggggCTGAAATAATGGACCAAAGTGGTCCTTATCCATCCTAAAACATGTCTAGAtgtagccttgggagcctggaaccgaaccaatacctgaaaccacCAAAACACAAGAAACCGTGAAGCTTGTCATGGAAAcgaaaaatctgcatgttttattttctgaattttttttttgatagatttcggtttttgcatggaaatgatgatcatgaaatgtaaaaataatgataataggacttgattgaagagtcaagaagaatatatgcatgcctggttttgtttgaaagaaaaacgaaagaatgagacgatccggcgcggaggagacagaGTGATCTACCTTCCTTCCTTCTACTCGattttctctctatttttttCTCTAGTGCTAGCcacgatttttctctcaaaattactcTGAATTTCGTGAATGAGTGTGGGGGAATGATGGTTAGTAGTGTGAGGGAGATCCAAAAATAAAGGGATGCAAAGGTATGACCAAGTCTTctctttttgaaatttgaattggtTGATATCAAATGGCTTCTTGGATGGATCTAGAATGAGGCCGATTCTCTCATGCAAATCTAGACTAGGTTAAagcttaataattaattaattaaggttgattaataattaaaaaggttAGCATGCTAAAATAACAAAGAATGAGTCAAAGGGTGAGTTGGCATATCAATGCTTAATCAAttaagggtggccgaaattacACAATAAAAATGAAGGGGAAATGTTGTTTAGTTGATAAATTTTAATACCTTAAGGGCCTTACCTATctcttaaataatttagtgaattaacacctCAATTAAGGgacctaaatgaacttatttcctactcaccccaagtaacttaaataattccttaaactttcttttaacttaaatcaacttACTAGATAGCTAAAATAAAATATGGGAATGATTTcttaaatcttaaattttatctcaaaactccaactccagtccggccttactgaattaactgaaaagataaaaattaaactactgcataaaataaataaatttaaagaagagaatttaaatactcataaaaatcattttaatttaaatactagaattatgcatgacttatacgtagtctgatttacgggttctacaatccttccccccttaaaagaaatttcgtcatcgaaattcgcttatctttgataaaaaaaaagtttagactcttaattctagaatcctaataatccacgcttccgatgtgctactctgataagataaatattaagatgtccttacgtctcctcaatcctaaataaatttgtctaccaaagtcCTCGTTTGTGATTATGGCGCAATTCTCGAGATGACCCGGGTAGTAGGGTACCCGGGTATTTGCTTGAGAACCCGGGCTGTGATTATGGTTGCCCGGGGAGAGGCGTAGTGCCCGAGTTTTCGAGGAGAGTACCCGGCATATTGGCTTTGATTCGGGCTATCCAAGTAACAAACCGAGTTAATGAAGACCCGGATCCTTATGAGGGTATCAAGaaaaagattttaaatttatgtgGTTATATGGTTTTGAAAGATGGTATCCCAACAAGTTAGTAATATGAGATAACAAAAATAttctaaaaatcatttaaataacaGCATTTTTTTACATAATTTCAGTAGTTTTCTCTGAAGTTTCTAATCAAAGTTTATCGATAGAAAATGAAAGTGGGTCGACACATTTAATTTTCAACATCTTCCACATATTTTggtaagacaaaaacttgtgtgagactgtctcatgggtcgaatttgtgagacgaatctcttatttgagtcatccatgaaaaaatattattttttattctaaaagtattacattttattctgaatatgggtagggttgatccgtctcacagattagtaagactcactcttttgataattattttagctagagtttacaaattaaaattaatttttaaaagtaatatataaataaatagatacattttatttttttggtgcCCTTTTGACAGTTGGCTTGAGGCAGAGGCCTCTTGGACCTCTCCTCATATCCGACCACGACAGCGGTCAAACATTATAAAGGCAATTTGAATTCAAATGTGGACAAATTTATTATCAGAGAATACTGTTTCTTGGAAGGAATAAGAAATATATTCTGATAGGCACAAACCAAATTCAGCTCGAGACATGTAAAGGAACATATTTATCTGGGCAAGTCCACTGACTGGTAGGGGATAACCATGATGGATATCCaacccaaaataataataataaaaaaaatgttcaaaCCTTTCGAACTCTGCTTCCGAATTCATTTCAGGCCCTCGGGTGTATATAGGCAATAGTAGGCTATTGTCCAGCAAAATTTTGTCCAATTTTATTAGTTTATTTAAGTTGGTGAGTTCTAATATCTTAATCAAAATTGCAGCTTTAGTTTGTGAAGATGTGGAGAATTTAAGGTTGAAACAGTGGGAAAATTTGAAGGCTACCTTAAAaatcttattatttttaaatttcaagatCTTGCTACAACTATAAAACTCAAGATGTATTATCATACGATTCTTTAATCACGAAAGGTAATGCGCTCAAAACGGAGTCACGTCCTCGATTTGATGAAATAAAGAATGTTGTGTTGTCCCGCTCTTTTAGAAACATGTAATTTTTTGTGATGTTTACTTCTAAACTACGAAAACTTGGCAACAAATAATCATGACCAAAACAATTGAGATTCAGACGAATCTTCAAAGAATTCGTCTTTGACAATCCTAtgaaaacaatcgacaaacgtcACAAAGtttaaatcttttttattaagtttgattttgtttgAACAAGATAAGGatttgaaaagtttgagataaaACTAACAAAAACTTTTGTATAAACTCAATTGATACCCCGGGATGTCCCGGGTCATGGATAGGTCCTGGGACTTCCCGGGCCATGGAGCGTACCTATCTATGGATGGTGCCCGTGCCAGGATGGAATGCTCTTGGGCCGGTAGCATGACAATATGGATTAACACCCCGAGTCATAGAACAGCCCGGGACGAGGGGAGTACGACTTAGAGAAATCATGAAGTGGACAGTCATTCAATAGGCCGGGCTATTGGACCACCCGGGACATGACTTTCCCGAGACGTGGAATGCCCGAGTTCTTATATAATTACCCGAGAAGCACTCTACCCGGCCACCTCGATGTGAGTGAAGCATTTAATGGCGCCGACTTGATAGAGCATGCACGGCCGACCTATGTCTAACAATAACATAAATGATTGACAAGATCAAGTGGGTTTGATGTGAGTAGCATAAGATTTGACATGTCAAAACAATATGTTAGAATCAGCAACCCTACTACAATTAATACTCAAACACaaaaaacgaggtcatcattgcatcctctactataaataccaggttcttTACTTGCATTTATTCTCTATTCAGATATTAACTCACACATTTAATAGTATCATTTACTCTCCATCTAGCACACCAAtcacacagccatcacttggccacattggttttattgcttgagtaccctactgacttaagcatcggagtggtcatgCCGGACatccctccggcgcccattcacgtggttgtCTTCTTGTTCGCAGATCCCTTAAATCATTCGAGGAATCACGAGATTCAAGCCAAACGTCCAACTCAtatttccttcaacattttgatTGCAAATCCGGCAGAGTTCCCGACCCAACTCGTCCGCTTCGTCCGGGTTGCATCATTGGCACCGTCTGTGGGAAACTTGAGTTCTaaggcgttgatatggctccTACTCGGAGAGCAAATCAAGACACCTCCCGAGTTCATGTAGAAAACAACACCCGCCTTTCTGGTGCAGGTGGCCCCCCACCTGATGGTCCCCAGCCCACCATCCATTTAACCCCTGAGGAGTTGACCAAAATCGTGACGGATGCTGTCAAAACGGCCCTAGCAAAGCAAGCCACCACCCATCATTCCAGTCACCCCGAACAGCAATATGAGCAGCCACAAAAGAAGGCAAGGAGGGAAGGGAAGGGAAGGAGAAAGAATGTCAAGAAGGGGCCAAGGAGAGAGAAGTGCACTTTGTTGCTGAGGAAGAGCAATAAGTGGTGGAAATTGAGCCAGGAAAGCACGTCCGGGTGGCCCGAGACATTAGCACGTCCACCCGGGTAAATCTCTTACAAtgtttaaaaactaacattAGTGTTTTCGCCTGGTCTCAACAGGAGTTGGCCGGGATCTCGCCCCAAGTGGCCGAACATAAATTGAACATCCTCTCGGGATCCCGGCCCGTGAAGCAAAAGAATAGACATTTTGGCCCTGAAAAAGATAAGTAATTGAAGAGCAAGTAGAAGAGTTGCTGAGGGCCGGGCATATCAGAGAATTCCAGTTCCCTACCTGGCTATCAAATGTGGTCCTCGTCCCAAAATCCACGGGGAAGTGGAGGATGTGTGTTGATTTCAGGGACCTGAATAAAGCTTGCCCCAAAGATTGTTATCCACTCCCCCGGATTGATCAGCTGGTAGATTCCACTTCTGGATGCGAGTTATTAAGCTTTCTGGATGCATACCAGGGGTATCACCAAATCCCCTTGGCtctggaagatcaagataaagccAGTTTTGTCACCTCCGGGGGCACCTTCTGCtatgttgttatgccttttggcttgAAGAATGCGGGAGCTACGTACCAGCGCCTGATGAATCTTGTCTTCCAAAAGAAAATAGGTCGGAACATTGAggtgtatgtggacgacattaTAATCAAAATCCGGGAAGTCTCCCACTTCATTGATGATCTAGCTGAAACTTTCACCACTTTGAAACAATATGGAATAAAGCTCAACCCGGGCAAGTGTGTGTTCGGGGTCAGGAGCAGTAATTTTTTGGGTTTCTTGGTAACTGACAGAGGAATCGAAGTCAACCCTGAAAAAATCAAAGCAATAATGGACATGCCTTCTCCTCAATCTGTCCGAGATGTGCAGAAACTAACCGGGAGGATTGCTGCCCTGTCGCGTTTCATTTCCCGATCTGCCCATCGGAGTTAGCCATTCTTACAAGTCCTAAGAAAGGCGCAGAAATTTGATTGGGACGACAAATATGAGCAAGCTTTTCAAGACTTGAAAAAACATCTGGCTGAGTTGCCCGTTTTGTCCATGCCCGAGCCCGGGGAGAAATTGTGGGTTTATCTCTCCGCCACTGAATTCGCTGTTAATTCTGTGTTTATCAAAGAGGAAGGGGCGGATCAGAAACCAATATATTATGTCAGCCATGCCCTTCGAGGAGcagaattaaaatacagcgaGGTGGAAAAAATAGCATTGTCCTTGGTAATGACCGCTCGGAAGCTGAGGCCTTATTTTCTTTCACATCCCATTGTGGTCCTCACCAACTCTCCACTTTGAAGGATCATGACCCACGCCGAAGTCTCCAGAAGAATGATTAAATGGACTGTGGAGCTCGGGGAGTATGACATCGAATACAAACCTCGAGCTGCTATGAAAGCCCAAGCCTTAACTGATTTCTTAATAGAAATGATTCAACCGGTAGAAGAAGAGGTATGGAGAGTGTTTGTTGATGGTGCTTTAAATTTATCGGGATGTGGAGTCGGGGTGGTCCTAATTGCCCCATCAGAAGAAAAATTAAGATGGCTTTGTGGATTGATTCTAAGGTTACAAATAACGAAGCAGAATATGAGGCTGTTTTGGCTGGGTTGTAGGTTGCCCGGGAAGTCGGTGCTTCCCGGGTCATTATTTAttctgactctcagctggtcACACAACAAATCAAAGGAATGTATGAGGCCAAGAACGAAAAAATGCTCAAATATTTAGGGCTCATCACGGCCTGGGCAGCGTATCTGAACGACTGGAGTATCGAACAAATTCCCCGGGAAGAAAATTCAGAAGATGATACCTTAGCCAAATTGGCTGCTTCCATGATAGATATAAGTACCCGGGAGATTCTCTGCTTTACCCGGCTGGTGCCTCTATTGATGAAGAAATACCCCCGGCCCAGAAAAGCTCATGAATGACTCCCATCGTTGAATACATAGTCCATGAAATGCTCCCAGAAGATCAAGCCCAGGCCGCAAGAATCAAAAAACAAGCGCCCAGGTTAGTCTTTTTGAATAATGTTTTGTACAGGCGACCATATCAGGGCCCATTACTCAAGTTCTTATCAGAGGATTAGGTAGAGTACGTCCTCCGGGAAATACATGAAGGATGTTGTGGGGAACACCTTGGAAGGACTGCCCTATCCCGGAAAACTATATTGGCCGGATTTTGGTGGCCCCGAATGAATCAAGATGATGCCCGACTTGTCCTAAGATGCCAATGTTGTCAACACCATTCTAATTTTCATCATCGCCAAGCTGTAAGTATGCAACCAATCTCCGCATCATGTCCTTTTGACCAATGGGGTTTGGATATTGTGGGTCCCTTCCCCATAGCCCGGGCACAGAAAAAGTTCCTTGTGGTGGCTGTGGATTATTTCTCCAAGTGGGTAGAGGCCAAGCCATTAGCAAAGATTACTGAGGAGGAAGTCATGAAATTTCCGTGGAAGAACATTATTTGCAGATATGGCATCCCGAGGAAGTTAATTTCAGATAATTGAAGGCAATTCCAAGGAAAAAAGATCACCTCCTGATGTCAAGAAATGAAGATTATTCAATCCTTCACCTCAGTAGCTTACCCTCAGGCTAACGGCCATGCTGAAATAACTACCAGAATTATTGTGCAAGCATTGAAACCCCGGCTCCATGGAAAGGGCAGAGACTGGGTGGAAGAGTTACCGAATGTATTATGGGCGTATCGAACACGCCACGATCGTCTACCCAAGAAACACTTTACAGTCTTGTATATGGTGCAGAAGCAGTTCTACCTGTGGAGATCGGGAAACCTTCTACTCGGATAGAATCTTATCCGAGCAACAACGATCAGGCCCGGGCCATTGAACTTGATCTAGTTGAAGAAAGGAGAGACCGGGCAGCTATTCGAATGGAGTCTTATCGCAACCGGGTAATAAAATCCTACAACAGGCATGTTCGATTACGAGATTTTCAGGTTGGAGACTTGGTTATGAAAAAAATCAAGCCAGTAGGTGATGTGGGAAAATTAGAAGCAATGTGGGAAGGACCCTTCAAAATAGTTCGAAGAGTCAGCTCGGGTGCAGCTTATTATCTCGAAGATTCTCAAGGACACGTTCTTAAGAGGCCATGGAATTCTTTTCATTTAAAGAAATATTATGTTTAAAAGCACGTGTATCTATTGTTTCTTCATCAAATAAAGAAATTGTTTAAAGAAATATCTACAAAGCCcaaggacccgtaccctggcccggaggACCCTTACCCCGGTGATAtcctaagtccagggacccgtaccctggcccggaggacccgtaccccggttatatcctaagtccagggacccgtaccctggcccggaggacccgtaccccggtcATATCGAAAGTttagggacccgtaccctggcccggaggacccgtaccctggttatatcctaagtccagggacccgtaccctggcccggaggacccgtaccccggttaTATTCTAAGTCTAGGGACCTGTACCCTGGTCATTTACTAAGTCCAAGGACCCATACCTTGGCCCGAGGACCCGTACCTCGGTCATATTTTAAGTCcaaggacccgtaccctggcccggaggACCCGTACCCCAGTTGGATTTTAAGCCTAGGGACCCATAACCTGGCCcggggacccgtaccctggttATCCGTCAGACCCAGGGAACCATTCCAATTACTTACACCCTGGTCATTTATCAAGACTAATTTCATTTTAAATCCCCGAGTTTATTCTTTGTGAAGGTGTATTGGTTGATTGATAAAATTCAGAATTATTACCGAATTCAAGTCAATTCTTGCAGTCCTGGATATGTTTTAGAACTATTACCAAATGCGAGGAAGGTAaagcaaaatattttaattgatacTCAAAGTATTTACAAGGTGCCCGGAAGCTCgggaataataataaaaaaaaaccagGGGGAAACAAAACAGAAGATCCTAGTCTACTCGGGGATTTTTCTCCTTATTCTGCTCATCTTCATCATCTGGAAGGGACGGGGTAGCCTT
The DNA window shown above is from Primulina eburnea isolate SZY01 unplaced genomic scaffold, ASM2296580v1 ctg857_ERROPOS3498143, whole genome shotgun sequence and carries:
- the LOC140822470 gene encoding uncharacterized protein, producing the protein MTPIVEYIVHEMLPEDQAQAARIKKQAPSIETPAPWKGQRLGGRVTECIMGVSNTPRSSTQETLYSLVYGAEAVLPVEIGKPSTRIESYPSNNDQARAIELDLVEERRDRAAIRMESYRNRVIKSYNRHVRLRDFQVGDLVMKKIKPVGDVGKLEAMWEGPFKIVRRVSSGAAYYLEDSQGHVLKRPWNSFHLKKYYV